In a genomic window of Pedobacter sp. KBS0701:
- a CDS encoding STM3941 family protein — MEFYRNKKKSAQLIFICAGILIALVAVFLYSIGLFTGNIATKLAGVSAALGIILLIVIIRMLISLNRLAPLLILSNEGIYSEVTAVSKAAGLISWKDILDISITKAGWDTLVVLSIGKAAHYMPIIQKKLSAMVVSGIQDPAGNLQISLTASELDMNANELLIVIQDYRKHLEGSDNDQHDQFK; from the coding sequence ATGGAATTTTACAGAAACAAAAAAAAATCAGCGCAGCTTATCTTTATCTGCGCAGGCATCCTGATTGCACTTGTGGCGGTATTTTTATACAGTATCGGATTATTCACCGGTAATATCGCCACTAAACTTGCGGGGGTGTCGGCCGCTTTAGGAATCATCCTTTTGATTGTCATCATCAGGATGCTGATCTCCCTAAATCGTTTAGCTCCCCTACTCATACTTAGTAATGAAGGAATATACTCAGAAGTTACCGCAGTGAGTAAAGCCGCAGGTCTGATATCATGGAAAGACATCCTCGACATCTCCATTACGAAAGCCGGATGGGATACCCTGGTGGTACTAAGTATAGGCAAGGCAGCGCATTATATGCCCATCATTCAAAAAAAACTATCTGCCATGGTAGTCAGTGGCATACAGGATCCTGCCGGGAACCTGCAGATCTCTCTGACCGCATCAGAACTGGATATGAACGCAAATGAACTTTTGATAGTAATCCAGGACTATCGCAAACACTTAGAGGGAAGCGATAACGACCAACATGACCAATTCAAATAA
- a CDS encoding GlxA family transcriptional regulator produces the protein MKPNRVIFFIFNNVHLLDLAGAVTVFYESGCCGKNYDLHYVSPYEHPVASSGLGFTNVEPLSSVTVNRNDIVIVAGMEIQKWNRADDQLWMPWLRSAAATGATICSICTAAFALAATGLLNGKNCTTHWSWTKALQQQYPQIKVIENKLFVQSDRIFTSAGIATGIDLALYLVEEQHGAAFTHTVAKDMVVYLRRDGMDSQDSVYLQNRQHIDHHIHQVQDFIIKNLHQKITIGELAELVFISPRNLTRLFKIATGITIGQYIQSVRQEKAKHLLKTGHKIAWVACQCGYNSTSQMRKLVRARSVNN, from the coding sequence ATGAAGCCTAACCGCGTTATATTTTTCATATTCAATAATGTTCATCTTTTAGATCTGGCTGGTGCTGTCACCGTTTTTTATGAATCCGGATGCTGCGGAAAAAATTACGATTTACATTATGTCTCGCCGTATGAGCATCCTGTAGCCTCCTCTGGTCTTGGCTTTACTAATGTTGAGCCGCTCAGTTCAGTAACAGTAAACAGGAATGATATTGTAATCGTTGCAGGAATGGAAATTCAAAAATGGAACAGGGCAGATGACCAGCTGTGGATGCCCTGGCTGCGGTCTGCCGCTGCAACTGGTGCAACAATTTGTTCAATTTGTACGGCCGCCTTCGCGCTTGCTGCTACCGGACTTTTAAATGGGAAGAATTGCACCACACATTGGTCGTGGACGAAAGCTTTGCAACAACAATATCCACAGATTAAGGTAATAGAGAATAAACTATTTGTACAAAGTGACAGGATCTTTACCAGCGCCGGAATTGCCACAGGTATTGATCTCGCACTTTACCTCGTCGAAGAGCAGCACGGAGCAGCTTTTACACACACTGTAGCAAAAGATATGGTGGTTTACCTGCGCAGAGATGGAATGGACTCACAAGACAGTGTTTATTTGCAAAACAGGCAGCATATTGATCATCATATCCATCAGGTACAGGATTTTATTATCAAAAATCTGCATCAAAAAATAACAATTGGCGAACTGGCTGAACTGGTTTTTATTAGCCCACGCAACCTTACACGTTTGTTCAAAATTGCCACGGGAATAACCATCGGACAATATATCCAATCAGTGAGACAGGAAAAGGCCAAACATCTGCTCAAAACCGGGCATAAGATAGCCTGGGTAGCATGTCAATGTGGTTATAATAGTACGTCTCAGATGCGGAAGTTGGTTAGGGCTCGAAGTGTTAATAATTAG